A single window of Nitrospira sp. CR1.1 DNA harbors:
- the cynR gene encoding transcriptional regulator CynR has translation MEFRHLRYFLAVADALHFTKAAEGLPVSQPALSAQIKQLEQEVGVPLFDRVGRSVQLTRAGSIFREHARRALREMELAQVAIAEEEGLQRGALAVGVVQTVNAYLVPDIVGRFSTLHPQVSLKLDELSGPEIEAGVKSGLLELGIGFVPAGSDRIESQPLFEEDFVLIASPRHHFATRRHLRLASLADEPLVLLSDIFCTRRLLNASFEQAGIVPKVAVEMNSIEGILATVKTSKLATVLPRLSLGLEGNDGLRGIPLKHPTPRRSLGLLWKKGGYRSGAAQALADQVRIVVNKRWRRKRDR, from the coding sequence TTCGCCATCTTCGCTATTTTCTCGCGGTCGCCGACGCCTTGCATTTTACCAAGGCGGCGGAGGGACTTCCGGTGTCTCAACCGGCCTTGTCCGCGCAGATCAAACAGCTGGAGCAGGAAGTCGGGGTGCCGCTCTTCGACCGCGTGGGACGATCGGTTCAACTGACGCGGGCCGGATCGATCTTTCGCGAACATGCACGGCGGGCCTTACGGGAAATGGAGCTGGCTCAAGTCGCCATTGCGGAAGAGGAAGGCCTGCAGCGAGGCGCCCTTGCCGTCGGGGTGGTGCAAACGGTCAATGCCTATCTGGTCCCTGACATTGTCGGCCGGTTCTCGACCCTGCATCCGCAGGTCTCCCTCAAACTTGATGAGCTGTCCGGGCCGGAGATCGAAGCAGGCGTGAAGAGCGGATTGTTGGAACTGGGTATCGGGTTCGTTCCAGCGGGATCCGACCGGATCGAGAGCCAGCCGCTGTTTGAGGAGGATTTTGTCTTGATCGCCTCGCCCCGGCATCACTTCGCCACCCGTCGCCACCTGCGATTGGCATCCCTGGCTGACGAACCCTTGGTGCTTCTGTCGGACATCTTTTGTACGCGCCGTTTGCTGAACGCGAGTTTCGAGCAGGCGGGCATTGTGCCGAAGGTGGCTGTTGAAATGAATTCGATTGAAGGAATCCTCGCGACGGTGAAGACCAGCAAGCTGGCGACCGTGCTCCCGCGACTGTCTCTGGGCTTGGAGGGGAACGACGGGCTTCGCGGCATTCCGCTCAAACATCCGACACCTCGGCGGAGCCTCGGGCTGTTATGGAAAAAAGGCGGGTACCGGAGCGGGGCGGCCCAGGCCTTGGCCGATCAGGTGCGTATCGTCGTCAACAAGCGCTGGAGACGGAAGAGAGACCGGTGA